In the genome of Paenibacillus pabuli, one region contains:
- a CDS encoding sugar ABC transporter ATP-binding protein, whose amino-acid sequence MSTAPILLQMEHVHKQFAGIPALKDVEFSVKGGEIHALLGANGAGKSTLMKILSGAYQLDQGTIQLSGQTLHLNSPGDAKASGIHCVYQEVDAALVPQLTAAENIMLDQLASPSGGWWKNPRKLQQRAAEALQQLGAAISVHKKVADLTLAEKQMILLARILIQDAKVIIFDEPTAPLSQEETDAFFRIVHLLKERGVACIFITHRLPEVTGHCDRVTVMRDGQHVFTGEAKELTINDLVTQMLGKPFEEEFPKTEAPVGEVLLEARGLRRGVRVKGVDLSVRRGEVLAVVGLVGAGKTECSRLLIGADRLESGELRLNNRELQLSQPADAAALGIVSVPEERRKQGILIEENVERNLSLPLLGRLSRLGFVSRKRERENAESLVRQLGIKASSVRQEVKYLSGGNQQKVAIGKWLNADADVFIFDEPTKGVDIGAKSDIFRIINELALAGKAVIYFTCELDEGLGIGDRIAVMCEGTIVKEFKRGETNQEQLLYYASGGQEVEA is encoded by the coding sequence ATGAGTACTGCACCGATTCTGCTTCAAATGGAACATGTCCACAAGCAGTTTGCAGGCATTCCTGCACTGAAAGACGTGGAGTTCTCCGTCAAAGGCGGGGAAATTCACGCACTGCTTGGTGCGAATGGTGCCGGCAAGAGCACTTTGATGAAAATTCTATCTGGTGCCTATCAACTGGATCAGGGCACCATTCAATTAAGTGGGCAAACGCTTCATCTGAATTCACCAGGCGATGCCAAAGCAAGTGGTATTCACTGTGTGTATCAAGAGGTGGATGCTGCGCTGGTTCCCCAATTGACAGCTGCCGAGAACATTATGCTGGATCAATTGGCGTCGCCGAGTGGAGGTTGGTGGAAAAACCCGCGGAAACTGCAACAGCGTGCGGCTGAAGCTTTGCAGCAATTAGGAGCGGCTATATCTGTTCACAAAAAAGTAGCAGACCTGACGCTCGCGGAGAAGCAAATGATTCTGCTCGCACGTATTCTGATTCAGGATGCCAAGGTCATTATTTTTGATGAACCAACTGCACCGCTGAGCCAGGAAGAAACGGACGCTTTTTTCCGAATTGTACATTTGTTGAAAGAACGCGGAGTGGCATGTATTTTCATTACGCACCGTCTTCCTGAAGTAACAGGTCACTGTGATCGCGTTACTGTGATGAGAGATGGACAACATGTCTTTACGGGTGAGGCAAAAGAGCTTACGATCAATGATCTGGTGACGCAGATGCTCGGAAAACCGTTTGAGGAAGAGTTCCCCAAGACAGAAGCACCGGTTGGTGAAGTGCTGCTGGAAGCAAGAGGACTTCGGCGTGGAGTCCGTGTCAAGGGAGTGGACCTGTCTGTTCGTCGAGGCGAAGTGCTTGCTGTGGTAGGGCTTGTAGGTGCGGGGAAAACGGAATGTTCCCGCTTGTTGATTGGTGCAGATCGGCTGGAGAGCGGAGAGCTTCGGCTTAACAATCGTGAACTTCAACTATCCCAACCTGCTGATGCTGCGGCTCTGGGCATTGTCTCAGTGCCGGAGGAACGGCGGAAACAGGGGATTCTGATTGAGGAAAACGTGGAACGCAATTTGAGCCTGCCTTTGCTTGGACGTCTTAGTAGATTGGGTTTTGTAAGTCGAAAGCGAGAGCGTGAGAATGCGGAATCTTTAGTACGGCAACTCGGTATTAAAGCATCGTCAGTGCGGCAGGAAGTGAAGTATTTAAGCGGCGGCAATCAGCAAAAGGTGGCCATTGGCAAATGGCTGAATGCGGATGCAGACGTCTTTATCTTTGATGAACCGACAAAAGGTGTCGATATCGGCGCCAAAAGTGACATTTTTCGTATCATTAACGAACTGGCTTTGGCGGGTAAAGCTGTTATCTATTTCACGTGTGAATTGGATGAAGGATTGGGCATTGGTGATCGGATTGCAGTCATGTGTGAAGGGACGATTGTAAAGGAATTCAAACGGGGCGAGACCAATCAAGAACAGCTGCTATACTACGCAAGCGGTGGACAAGAGGTGGAAGCATGA
- a CDS encoding sugar ABC transporter substrate-binding protein — protein sequence MRGKDTKWVWLSVLLVFTLALSACGIKKEPASTTASGTTEDKPQTEAVTGPLSGKRIALIMEFNTGTFSQQYVQGVKEEIEKFGGQLTTFVADNDKAKMVSLLDSAINQKFDAILTDHGDSLLEPGVKKAVEQNIPVVVFDADISVPGATVLSQDDQKMAELTLEQMKKDINGQGNIVKVWVAGFAPMERRQVAYGKFLKENPDIKEIATFGSAQNPALDTQAKMEAILKQYPKGEITAVWTAWDEFAKGAARAIQQAGRDEIKVYGIDMSDEDLQMIQDPKNPWVASAAVDPTDIGRVQVRYAYQKLNGDETEDQVVLNPVYVQRDALPDKQISTSELSEYVDGWGGSTQGIKDWMSEYGVTAK from the coding sequence ATGAGAGGGAAAGACACAAAATGGGTATGGCTGAGTGTGCTGCTTGTATTTACTTTGGCATTGTCCGCATGCGGAATTAAAAAAGAACCTGCTTCAACTACCGCTTCCGGCACAACGGAGGACAAGCCTCAAACCGAAGCCGTAACAGGTCCGCTCAGTGGAAAACGAATTGCACTGATTATGGAATTTAACACAGGTACGTTCTCACAGCAATATGTGCAAGGGGTTAAAGAAGAAATCGAAAAATTCGGTGGACAACTGACTACGTTTGTTGCTGATAATGATAAAGCCAAAATGGTATCACTGCTTGATAGCGCAATTAACCAGAAGTTTGATGCTATTCTTACGGATCACGGGGACTCCCTGCTGGAGCCGGGTGTGAAAAAGGCAGTGGAACAGAACATTCCGGTTGTTGTGTTCGACGCAGACATTAGCGTTCCGGGAGCAACAGTATTGTCCCAGGATGATCAAAAGATGGCTGAGCTTACGCTGGAGCAAATGAAAAAAGATATTAACGGACAAGGCAATATCGTAAAAGTATGGGTTGCTGGCTTTGCACCAATGGAACGTCGTCAGGTTGCTTATGGCAAGTTCTTGAAAGAAAACCCGGACATCAAAGAGATTGCAACGTTTGGTTCAGCACAGAATCCGGCGCTGGATACACAAGCCAAAATGGAAGCGATTCTGAAACAATATCCAAAAGGTGAAATTACGGCGGTATGGACTGCATGGGATGAATTCGCCAAAGGTGCAGCGCGTGCCATTCAGCAAGCAGGGCGTGACGAGATTAAGGTATACGGTATTGACATGAGTGATGAAGATTTGCAGATGATCCAGGATCCGAAAAACCCTTGGGTAGCTTCCGCAGCGGTTGATCCAACAGACATTGGACGTGTTCAGGTTCGTTATGCGTACCAGAAGCTGAATGGGGATGAGACTGAGGATCAAGTGGTTCTCAACCCGGTTTATGTACAGCGTGATGCGCTGCCTGACAAACAAATCTCCACTTCAGAGCTGTCCGAGTATGTTGATGGCTGGGGAGGAAGTACACAAGGAATCAAGGATTGGATGTCGGAATACGGAGTTACTGCCAAATAA
- the spoIVA gene encoding stage IV sporulation protein A, giving the protein MEKVDIFKDIAERTGGDIYLGVVGAVRTGKSTFIKRFMETIVLPNIASEADRARAVDELPQSAAGKTIMTTEPKFVPNNAVQIKVAEGLDVNVRLVDCVGYAVEGAKGYEDENGPRMISTPWFEEPIPFQEAAEIGTRKVIQEHSTLGVVVTTDGTIAEIARSSYVESEERVIAELKEVGKPFVLVINSTRPRSEEALQLRSELAAKYDIPVMTLSAATMTEDDVTGVLREVLYEFPVHEVNVNLPSWVMVLNENHWLRSNYENSVRDTVKDIRRLRDVDRVVAQFMEYEFIDRAGLSGMNMGQGVAEIDLYAPDELYDQILVEVVGIEIRGKDHLLQLMQEFSHAKREYDRFAEALEMVKTTGYGIAAPSLAEMALDEPELIRQGTKFGVRLKATAPSIHMIRVDVESEFAPIIGTEKQSEELVRYLMQDFENDPIKVWDSDMFGRSLHSIVREGIQGKIAMMPDNARYKLQETLGRIINEGSGGLIAIIL; this is encoded by the coding sequence TTGGAGAAAGTGGACATTTTTAAGGACATAGCCGAGCGGACCGGAGGGGATATCTATCTCGGGGTTGTCGGCGCAGTCCGGACAGGTAAATCAACATTTATCAAACGTTTCATGGAAACAATCGTCTTGCCTAACATCGCAAGCGAGGCTGATCGTGCCCGTGCAGTGGATGAACTTCCACAGAGTGCCGCAGGCAAAACGATCATGACGACGGAACCCAAATTCGTACCCAATAACGCGGTTCAAATCAAGGTCGCCGAAGGACTGGATGTCAATGTGCGCCTTGTGGATTGTGTAGGTTACGCCGTGGAAGGAGCCAAGGGATACGAGGATGAGAATGGACCACGCATGATCTCCACGCCTTGGTTTGAAGAACCGATTCCTTTCCAGGAAGCTGCCGAGATTGGTACACGCAAAGTTATTCAGGAGCATTCCACACTGGGGGTGGTGGTCACAACAGATGGCACGATCGCTGAGATTGCCCGCAGTTCTTACGTGGAATCAGAGGAACGTGTCATTGCCGAACTGAAGGAAGTGGGCAAACCGTTTGTGCTGGTGATCAACTCGACGCGCCCTCGCAGTGAAGAAGCGCTGCAGCTGCGCAGTGAGCTTGCTGCTAAGTATGACATTCCGGTTATGACACTCAGCGCAGCTACAATGACAGAAGATGATGTAACAGGTGTGCTTCGCGAAGTGCTGTATGAGTTCCCTGTACATGAAGTGAATGTGAATCTCCCGAGCTGGGTGATGGTTCTGAATGAAAATCACTGGCTGCGCAGCAACTACGAAAATTCCGTTCGCGACACGGTTAAGGATATTCGCAGACTGCGTGACGTGGATCGGGTTGTTGCTCAGTTCATGGAATACGAATTCATCGACCGAGCTGGTCTGAGTGGCATGAACATGGGGCAAGGTGTGGCAGAAATCGATCTGTATGCACCGGATGAATTATATGATCAGATCCTGGTAGAAGTTGTTGGTATTGAAATTCGCGGCAAGGATCATCTGCTGCAATTGATGCAGGAATTCTCCCACGCGAAGAGGGAGTACGATCGCTTCGCTGAGGCGCTTGAGATGGTCAAAACGACCGGATACGGTATCGCAGCTCCATCCCTCGCCGAGATGGCACTGGATGAACCGGAACTCATCCGGCAGGGTACCAAATTTGGCGTCCGCCTGAAAGCAACCGCACCATCCATTCATATGATTCGGGTCGATGTGGAATCGGAGTTTGCACCGATTATCGGAACGGAAAAACAGAGTGAGGAACTGGTGAGGTACTTGATGCAGGACTTCGAGAACGATCCGATCAAGGTATGGGATTCAGATATGTTCGGTCGTTCACTGCATTCCATCGTGAGAGAAGGCATTCAGGGTAAAATTGCGATGATGCCAGACAACGCACGGTATAAATTGCAAGAGACACTGGGACGTATCATTAACGAAGGTTCAGGTGGATTAATCGCCATCATTCTGTAA
- a CDS encoding tautomerase family protein, with product MAQIKVYGLGEHLNPFKAQLSQVIHSVMVDVVGLPEDKKFHRYFPMNKDDFLFPSNRSTGYTIIEISMFEGRTDQVKRELIQQLFIRINEQLKLSPNDVEITIFETPRSHWGIRGLPGDELDLSYKVKV from the coding sequence ATGGCACAAATCAAAGTATATGGACTAGGTGAGCACCTGAACCCATTCAAAGCACAGCTTTCACAGGTCATACACTCCGTTATGGTGGATGTTGTGGGATTACCGGAGGACAAGAAGTTTCATCGTTACTTTCCCATGAACAAAGATGATTTTCTATTTCCCTCCAATCGTTCAACAGGGTATACCATTATTGAAATCAGCATGTTCGAAGGCCGAACAGATCAAGTCAAACGAGAACTGATTCAGCAATTATTCATACGGATAAACGAACAGTTGAAATTGTCGCCCAATGATGTGGAAATTACCATATTTGAAACACCGCGCAGTCATTGGGGGATTCGGGGATTACCCGGGGATGAACTTGACTTGAGTTATAAGGTGAAGGTCTGA
- a CDS encoding DUF3939 domain-containing protein — translation MNENMTKSVKTGGQRCHLQKMSCLLLFLLFAFTATGCMYQSQSNPDPKIAYRESVSRIQTAVEAFQQDQGILPMINADMETPKYEKFRVDLSKLEQQGYLDEIPSTAFESGGSAYFLIQDEEVKPTVRVMDLQTVQKVNDVQRMVNQYKSVHNNQLPSGEELYPGLYAVDMEQAAEAGAPAVTLNSIYSGQELPFMMDDEGNVYVDYAFDIMQAVEKSDNAPTKVEDMREFLLEHSYFVPVKSIAYTWQNNTPVATK, via the coding sequence ATGAACGAGAATATGACGAAGAGCGTAAAAACAGGCGGACAGAGGTGTCACTTGCAGAAGATGTCCTGTCTACTCTTATTCCTATTGTTTGCTTTTACAGCAACGGGGTGTATGTATCAGTCCCAGAGTAATCCCGATCCCAAAATAGCTTATAGGGAAAGCGTAAGCCGTATACAAACTGCGGTAGAAGCATTCCAACAGGATCAGGGGATATTGCCTATGATCAATGCAGATATGGAAACACCGAAATATGAAAAATTCAGAGTCGATCTGTCCAAGCTGGAACAGCAAGGTTATCTGGATGAAATACCGAGCACTGCGTTTGAGAGTGGTGGGAGCGCTTACTTTCTCATTCAGGACGAAGAAGTGAAGCCCACCGTCAGAGTCATGGATCTTCAAACCGTGCAGAAAGTAAATGATGTTCAGCGAATGGTCAATCAGTACAAGTCCGTACATAACAATCAACTACCAAGTGGGGAAGAATTGTATCCGGGTCTATACGCTGTAGATATGGAACAAGCCGCAGAGGCTGGTGCCCCAGCGGTTACACTGAATAGTATATATTCGGGTCAGGAACTGCCGTTCATGATGGATGACGAGGGCAATGTCTATGTGGATTATGCTTTTGACATTATGCAGGCTGTAGAGAAATCAGATAATGCTCCAACAAAAGTGGAAGATATGCGTGAATTCTTGCTGGAGCATTCTTACTTTGTACCTGTAAAATCGATCGCCTACACCTGGCAGAATAACACCCCGGTTGCAACAAAGTAA
- a CDS encoding 2Fe-2S iron-sulfur cluster-binding protein — MDYNITFLPQNKTIRLKPGVTLLNAARRAGVKITTRCDGKAACLMCKVRVDSEHLAALHPPTDAEKRKLGSLLDAGTRLSCQAKVRGSVTVHVPEDPLKAAIRKQLERQQQEEDDWF; from the coding sequence ATGGATTACAATATTACGTTTTTACCGCAAAATAAAACGATTCGGTTAAAGCCAGGGGTAACGCTGTTAAATGCTGCACGCCGTGCAGGGGTGAAGATCACAACGCGATGTGACGGAAAGGCAGCCTGCTTGATGTGTAAGGTGAGAGTAGATTCGGAACATCTTGCAGCGCTGCATCCACCAACAGATGCGGAGAAGCGTAAGTTAGGTTCTCTGCTGGATGCAGGTACTCGGCTGTCATGTCAGGCAAAGGTGCGGGGATCGGTGACAGTTCATGTTCCGGAGGACCCTCTGAAGGCAGCGATTCGTAAACAATTGGAGCGTCAGCAGCAGGAAGAGGACGATTGGTTCTAA
- a CDS encoding DUF2768 family protein, whose translation MNAMDKMWLSLVAILIMGLSVFLITFARSKTKGIVRGILSLIAFLIMLIGFFGGIASLT comes from the coding sequence ATGAACGCGATGGACAAGATGTGGCTTTCATTGGTCGCAATCCTCATTATGGGACTATCTGTATTCCTGATTACGTTTGCTCGATCCAAAACCAAAGGCATTGTACGGGGGATTCTTTCTTTAATTGCTTTTCTCATTATGCTGATAGGCTTTTTCGGCGGAATAGCTTCTCTGACCTGA
- a CDS encoding stage VI sporulation protein F: protein MGNNISKEALKAINKKTGKTITEGAVKKLASTVKPSTMQNEAQLRQLIKQVSAMAKVPVSEDTVQDIVSAVKKSGLNPNSMESLMKMMMKK, encoded by the coding sequence ATGGGTAACAACATTTCCAAGGAAGCGCTGAAAGCGATCAACAAAAAAACAGGGAAAACGATTACGGAAGGTGCCGTCAAGAAATTGGCGAGTACAGTAAAACCGTCCACCATGCAGAATGAAGCTCAATTGCGCCAACTGATCAAGCAAGTATCCGCCATGGCAAAAGTGCCGGTATCTGAGGATACAGTTCAGGATATCGTGAGTGCCGTCAAAAAAAGCGGATTAAACCCAAACAGTATGGAATCATTAATGAAAATGATGATGAAAAAATAA
- a CDS encoding NAD(P)H-dependent glycerol-3-phosphate dehydrogenase: MSKKVAVLVAGSWGTALASVLAANQLDVIMWTRGGDQAAEINNKHTNQRFLPGEELSPRIQATTDMGMAVEGASAVLIVAPSSAMRSVAHQLKAYYKPEMLIIHATKGFETESLKRMSTVISEELGCEEGHVVVLSGPSHAEEVVKRCPTTVVVASLDKASAEAAQGLFMNAYFRVYTNRDMVGVELAGAFKNIIALGAGMSDGLNFGDNAKAALLTRGLAEITRIGVEMGANPLTFSGLAGIGDLVVTATSQHSRNWRAGSMLGKGQKLDDVLNSMGMVVEGIRTTQAAHFISQKYGVQMPIADQLYHVLFQERQPRDAVEALMGRDPKTEMEVMTLETWEQWHS, translated from the coding sequence TTGTCTAAAAAAGTTGCAGTTCTGGTTGCGGGCAGTTGGGGTACTGCACTTGCCAGTGTATTGGCTGCCAATCAGCTAGATGTGATCATGTGGACACGTGGTGGAGACCAAGCCGCAGAGATCAACAATAAACATACAAACCAACGTTTCCTTCCCGGTGAAGAGCTGTCACCCCGTATTCAGGCAACAACGGATATGGGAATGGCAGTTGAAGGGGCTTCTGCTGTATTAATTGTTGCTCCCTCATCGGCAATGCGTTCGGTTGCTCATCAACTTAAGGCCTATTACAAACCGGAAATGTTAATCATTCATGCAACCAAGGGTTTTGAGACAGAAAGCCTGAAACGTATGTCCACAGTCATTTCGGAAGAACTTGGATGTGAAGAAGGACATGTCGTTGTACTTTCTGGTCCTAGCCATGCGGAAGAAGTAGTTAAGCGTTGCCCAACGACGGTTGTTGTGGCATCACTGGATAAAGCTTCTGCTGAGGCTGCCCAAGGCTTGTTTATGAATGCTTATTTCCGTGTGTACACGAATCGAGATATGGTTGGTGTAGAACTGGCGGGAGCATTCAAGAATATTATTGCACTGGGAGCAGGTATGTCAGACGGGCTTAATTTTGGTGACAATGCCAAAGCAGCGTTGTTAACACGTGGGTTGGCTGAGATTACACGCATAGGTGTGGAAATGGGAGCGAATCCGCTCACGTTCTCCGGTCTTGCAGGGATCGGTGATTTGGTCGTGACCGCGACGAGTCAGCACAGTCGTAACTGGAGAGCAGGTTCCATGCTGGGCAAAGGACAGAAGCTGGATGATGTGTTGAATTCCATGGGCATGGTTGTGGAAGGCATTCGGACCACCCAGGCAGCCCACTTTATTTCTCAGAAATACGGTGTGCAAATGCCGATTGCAGATCAGCTTTATCATGTTCTTTTTCAGGAGAGGCAGCCGCGGGATGCAGTTGAAGCTTTGATGGGACGTGATCCCAAGACCGAAATGGAAGTCATGACGCTTGAAACTTGGGAGCAATGGCATTCCTGA
- the plsY gene encoding glycerol-3-phosphate 1-O-acyltransferase PlsY: protein MILQIAAIVLSYLLGSISFSVLLAKALRGIDIRQHGSGNAGATNTLRILGKGPAILVLLLDVLKGIAAVWIGVWFSNGSDWIPALSGIAAIAGHNWPLYFRFRGGKGIATAIGVLVTLALVPALCAGVFAILSIVLTRYVSLGSLIFVALTPLFILVLPGYSMSIFWGSLIICLFAFWRHRTNIAKLAKGQENKLGSKNPGGGKRVV from the coding sequence GTGATTTTACAAATCGCAGCGATTGTACTGAGCTATCTTCTCGGTTCAATCAGCTTTAGTGTCCTCCTTGCAAAAGCTCTACGGGGGATCGATATCCGTCAACACGGAAGCGGAAATGCAGGAGCTACCAATACATTGCGGATATTGGGTAAAGGGCCGGCCATTCTGGTACTGCTGTTGGATGTACTCAAAGGTATTGCGGCCGTTTGGATTGGGGTTTGGTTCAGTAATGGTTCCGATTGGATTCCTGCACTTAGTGGTATAGCTGCTATTGCAGGACATAACTGGCCGCTGTACTTCCGTTTCCGTGGAGGAAAAGGAATCGCGACAGCGATCGGGGTGCTCGTGACTCTTGCACTGGTTCCTGCACTGTGCGCCGGAGTATTTGCCATCCTGTCCATCGTATTGACACGATATGTTTCATTGGGTTCCCTGATTTTTGTAGCTTTGACACCGCTCTTCATTCTTGTGTTGCCCGGATATTCGATGAGTATCTTCTGGGGAAGTCTGATTATTTGTCTGTTTGCGTTCTGGAGACATCGTACCAATATTGCGAAGCTCGCCAAAGGACAGGAAAATAAATTGGGATCGAAAAACCCTGGAGGGGGAAAACGCGTTGTCTAA
- the der gene encoding ribosome biogenesis GTPase Der encodes MARPVVAIVGRPNVGKSTIFNRIIGDRLAIVEDKPGITRDRIYGIGEWNGKPFSIIDTGGIEIDGEDVILKSIRMQAELAIEEADVIVFMCDAKAGITQSDEEVAEMLYRSGKPIVVAVNKVDNIGRSELIYEFYGFGFGDPIGVSGSHGTGVGDLLDAIVEKLPELEEETYDDDVIRVALIGRPNVGKSSLVNAILGEERVIVSDVAGTTRDAIDTPFEKDGQRYVLIDTAGMRKRGKVYETTEKYSVMRAMRAIERADVVLIVINGEEGIIEQDKHIAGYAFEAGKASMFVVNKWDVVEKSDKTMNEFEKKIRDHFLFMTYAPVVFLSAKTKQRLQKLLPVVQRVAQQHSMRVQTHLLNDVVSDAVAINPPPTDKGRRMRINYVTQVAVKPPTMVIFVNDPELMHFSYERYLENKIRAAFDFEGTPIRIFTRRKSDEG; translated from the coding sequence ATGGCAAGACCCGTTGTGGCAATTGTCGGGCGACCGAACGTGGGCAAATCCACCATTTTTAATCGGATTATCGGCGACAGATTGGCCATTGTGGAAGACAAGCCGGGCATTACCCGTGACCGTATCTACGGAATCGGCGAATGGAACGGTAAACCATTTAGCATTATCGATACTGGTGGTATCGAAATCGACGGCGAGGACGTCATTTTAAAATCAATCCGGATGCAGGCAGAGCTCGCCATTGAAGAAGCGGATGTTATTGTATTCATGTGTGATGCAAAAGCAGGGATTACGCAATCTGATGAAGAAGTCGCAGAGATGTTGTACCGCTCAGGCAAGCCTATCGTTGTAGCCGTTAACAAAGTGGATAATATCGGGCGCAGTGAGCTCATTTATGAGTTTTATGGATTTGGATTTGGTGATCCAATCGGTGTATCGGGAAGTCATGGTACAGGTGTAGGCGATTTGCTCGATGCCATCGTAGAGAAATTGCCTGAACTTGAGGAAGAGACATACGATGACGATGTCATTCGTGTAGCTCTGATTGGACGTCCTAATGTTGGTAAATCTTCACTGGTGAACGCCATTTTGGGCGAAGAACGTGTCATTGTCAGTGATGTTGCTGGAACAACGCGGGACGCGATTGATACACCGTTTGAAAAAGACGGCCAACGCTATGTGCTGATTGATACAGCAGGTATGCGTAAACGTGGCAAGGTCTATGAAACGACGGAGAAATACAGCGTGATGCGTGCCATGCGTGCCATTGAGCGTGCAGATGTGGTTCTGATTGTAATTAATGGCGAAGAAGGCATTATTGAGCAGGACAAGCATATTGCAGGTTATGCATTTGAAGCAGGCAAAGCCTCTATGTTTGTTGTGAACAAATGGGACGTTGTAGAGAAGTCTGATAAAACAATGAATGAGTTTGAGAAAAAAATTCGGGATCATTTCCTGTTCATGACTTATGCCCCGGTTGTCTTTTTGTCAGCAAAGACAAAACAACGCTTACAAAAATTGCTACCTGTTGTGCAGCGTGTAGCACAGCAGCATTCTATGCGTGTTCAGACGCATTTGCTTAATGATGTGGTATCAGATGCAGTGGCGATTAATCCACCACCAACAGATAAAGGTCGCAGAATGCGAATCAACTATGTGACTCAGGTTGCGGTTAAACCTCCGACCATGGTTATTTTTGTGAACGATCCTGAATTGATGCACTTTTCGTATGAACGCTACCTGGAGAATAAAATCCGTGCAGCGTTTGATTTTGAAGGGACGCCAATTCGTATATTTACTCGGAGGAAGTCCGACGAAGGTTAG
- the rpsA gene encoding 30S ribosomal protein S1, whose protein sequence is MSEEIKNQEATQDELDQFVSLKKGDTVKGTIVKLEDNQAYVSIGYKYDGVIPIRELSSLHVDSASDAVEVGQEVEAKVLSIDDEKEKLVLSKRAIDSENAWDQLQKHFEDQDVFEVVVADVVKGGLVADVGVRGFIPASMVERHFVEDFSDYKGRTLRVKVKEIDRENNKVILSQKDVLEQEFEANKATVMAGLQEGQVIEGTVQRLTQFGAFVDVGGVDGLVHVSELAWTHVDKPSDVLSEGDKVNVKVLKVDPEKGKISLSMKAVQPGPWETAGDKFNSGDIVTGVVKRLVDFGAFVEIAPGVEGLVHISQISHKHIGTPHEVLKEGQEVQVKILDMNPSEQRVSLSIKETEEAPAQAPKSERPARNNAPREEINNPNVSLNNQGMSTTLGELFGDKLSKFK, encoded by the coding sequence ATGTCGGAAGAAATTAAAAATCAAGAAGCAACCCAAGATGAGTTGGATCAATTCGTTTCCTTGAAAAAAGGAGATACCGTAAAAGGAACCATCGTCAAATTGGAAGATAACCAAGCTTATGTGAGCATTGGATATAAATATGACGGTGTAATTCCAATTCGTGAACTGTCTTCCCTACACGTAGACAGCGCGTCTGATGCAGTTGAAGTTGGACAAGAAGTTGAAGCTAAAGTACTCAGCATCGACGACGAGAAAGAAAAACTCGTTCTGTCCAAACGTGCAATCGACAGCGAAAACGCCTGGGATCAATTGCAAAAGCATTTTGAAGACCAAGACGTATTCGAAGTTGTTGTAGCTGACGTTGTTAAAGGCGGTTTGGTAGCAGACGTGGGTGTGCGTGGATTTATCCCGGCTTCCATGGTAGAGCGCCATTTCGTTGAAGATTTCAGCGATTACAAAGGACGCACATTGCGTGTTAAAGTGAAAGAGATCGACCGTGAGAACAACAAAGTGATCCTTTCTCAAAAAGACGTACTTGAGCAAGAATTCGAAGCAAACAAAGCTACGGTAATGGCTGGTTTGCAAGAAGGCCAAGTGATCGAAGGTACAGTACAACGCTTGACACAATTCGGTGCTTTCGTTGATGTAGGCGGAGTAGACGGATTGGTTCACGTATCCGAGTTGGCTTGGACACACGTTGACAAACCATCGGACGTTCTGTCTGAAGGCGATAAAGTAAACGTAAAAGTGCTGAAAGTTGATCCTGAAAAAGGTAAAATCAGCCTGAGCATGAAAGCTGTTCAACCAGGTCCTTGGGAAACAGCTGGCGACAAATTCAACTCCGGCGATATCGTAACAGGTGTTGTAAAACGTCTGGTTGACTTCGGTGCTTTTGTTGAAATCGCTCCTGGTGTTGAGGGACTTGTGCATATCTCGCAAATTTCCCACAAACATATTGGCACTCCGCACGAAGTGCTGAAAGAAGGACAAGAAGTTCAAGTTAAAATCTTGGACATGAACCCTTCTGAGCAACGTGTAAGCCTGAGCATCAAGGAAACGGAAGAAGCTCCTGCTCAAGCGCCTAAATCCGAAAGACCTGCAAGAAACAACGCTCCACGTGAAGAAATCAACAACCCGAACGTTTCCTTGAACAATCAAGGTATGAGCACTACGCTTGGCGAACTGTTCGGTGACAAACTCAGCAAATTCAAATAA